DNA from Prunus persica cultivar Lovell chromosome G6, Prunus_persica_NCBIv2, whole genome shotgun sequence:
attactctctctctctctctctctctctctcaggcTTAAAAGGAGGCTCAGACTGAAACCAGAAAAGGAATAAAGAGATGTTTGATATTTCATGACTTGTCACTAGTCCCTCAGTCCATGCACACCAACCCTGATTGCCACCCCACGTGGAAAGTTGGAAACTGATGTAGCAGCAGCTGGTTGGCTCTGTTGGTCTGCTACAATATTGAGCCCAACGCCATTTCAGTGTCTCTGCTTTTAAGCCATCTGGTTGTGCTTTCTTGGCttggttttgctttttttttttttttgggtctgagtAATTCTGGACATTTTATTCTTCTGGTAAAATACAATGACTTTCCACAGTGAAACTTTAATTGGCAAACAACAGactttcaatttatttttatttattgaaagttGGCAAATCCAAAGAATTAATGGGGCAAGAAATTATCAAACAGGTTGCTCTCAGAGTTTCGTGCGGCTGTACGTTTTTCtaaattgttttaaaaaatagtctagccatACGGCTTTACCTTTTTGACAGTGGTGCAAAGGCATTGGGCGGGTCTATACttgatttttatgaatttttttgggaaatagcCCTAAATGtcaccatttttataattgtaactgaaaataccactcatttccaatttttttgcaattatcacctataaatacatacttATTGCCCATTTATTGGCCAGATAACACTTTTGGTTAGTTTTTGGCTcacgaagaagaagatcaagaaCAACCTACAAAACCCATAGCTTTGCCCTCAAAACCcagttcttcctcttcctctctgtTTTATTCTCTACCCAAATCCAATTAAAAGGGTGACATTTTGAGCTATTTCCCTATAATGGAATCGTGCAAAGCCCCCAAATCCACCCCCTTTTGACTTAAAACAACAAATCCACAAACCCTAACCAGTGAGAAAGGGAGCTATTTCAATGGCGATACAGACCTCGAGCCCGAGCAAAAGACATGCTTTAGGCGAAACGACTCAAAGCACTTCTTTGGTAAGCTTCCAATTCGATATTTCCCCACTTCTGTTATTTGGATTAGAGGGACCTTATGGCATAGAAATAGCGACAACATCAAGAAGTAAAAATGAAAGACTGAAACTAAAATCTTCTCGCCAAGTGCAACCGTTGAATTTCACGATAGGTTAAACTGTACAtgtttggaatttgaagcaATTGAAAACAtgattgttgtttttattttatttttcaatagaAAAAGACAGAAATCAAGGTTTCTAGTATTTAGTGCATGTATAACATTATGCGTTTATAATGTTTTGCATAGAGTGTGAACTATTTCTACAATATAATTTGGAGGGAGTTTCTGTGGGGAGTTAATTCTTTAATCTGTCAATGTAGTTTGGAGGGAGTTTCTGTGTGGAGCTAATTCTGGGGCATTTGGAGAAGGAATAATGCGTCCAGTTGTCTCTGTAAAGATAAGTTTTTGTTGGGAGCTATTTTCAGGGCATTTGGGGACCTGTAAAGACATGTATTCAGAGCCAAGCTTATCTTTGTGCAATTCAGGTATGATCATAGAGTACAGATGTTATCGATGTAGCATTCACGGGTAATGGGTAAAGCTCAATTTTTTGGTATGCAATCATATGGATGGAATTTAACTTGATGTAAATTATATGTAAGAAAGTAAATTTTTGAGTATTGGTATCCAAATGTATGGTCCCTCCTCAACCTTCCCTCTTTTCTCTTATTTTCATCATGATGGGGATCAGGGAATTAAGAGTCTTGAAGACTGTTGGCCTCTTAACTCAATCCTTGTGTACCATCCAAATAGTTAGTTTGGTTTTggctgaatttttttgtttgggattGAGAACGTTAACAGGATTTTAGATGGACATCTCATTCATCCTTCTTGTAACTacatttcattaataaaatctGTGAGTGTTATaagaaaaattgaagtaaaagaatatatatatgtgaggTTGTGCGACATGCAATCAAGTTCACCATGAGGCCATTAGTTCACTGTAAAATACTGGAGGTCTTTGCCTGCCAACAATTGCggatttaaattttctttcatttgacAGATGCTGGTCCACACTTGCAAGAGATGTGTCATTTAGTGGTCTAATGGTATGTTGAATAGTGATAGTTTGTATGCAtcaccctttttcttttggcctttCTCACAATTGCACTAGGAAAATACGACTGCAACTCCTAATAGTCAAAATTTATTCTTATAGTATTGCTACTTCTTAACATGCACTCCCCCACACTTGCTTATTGCTAGATTTTGTcctgaaaaggaaagaaataccCTGTTCTGGTCATTGGTGAATCATAGGCAGTTAAGCTTTTTGCCTCTAAAAGATTTAGTTGTCATTATCCTGTTTCTCCCTCCCTAATATGGTTCTTATTTCTAGTATATtagttttgtttcaaattatGATTTCATCTGCACTATGCAGGTTATGTTCTATCTGAAGGCTTGAAAGATTGAATAGAATATGGGAAGCAAAATTACATGCAATCCAAATTTCCATAGTGGTGGTATGTTTGAGGGACGCTTACAAGAAGGTTTGTCTAGTGGTGGTATGTCTTTAAGTCTTGTATAATTGAATTCAGTATTTTTTGTAGGGTGATATATACTTGCCTTGATTCATTGATGGATTATGGAAGTTAGACATGATAGCAAAATGGCCTAACATTTAGTAGTTTTTTGTAAGGCCTAACATTTACGTCGAAAATTTTCTATGGTTCATTGGATGGATTATGGAAGTTAGACGTTATAGCAAAAGGGTTTATCAGTTTCCATCTaatgtttttgttaatttagTACAAGGGTGGTTGGATGCACATCTCAGAGGTAGCAAATCCAGTTTTAGCTCTTACATTAATGGCAGCACTGCGAATTTCCAAGAAGGATTGAGCATGTCAGTAGATAAAAGGGATTTTACCTTTACAAAGGAGCTGCATGAGAAACTCGCACTAAATTTCTTTCCCATCCGATCTTGTTTGCAGATTGGGGAATGTTTATGTATCCAATTAAATAATTTGGACAAGATTTTAATGATGTTTTCATGTaatgtgtgtgtatgtatgtTTTTAAGACAAAGGAAATTTAGTACATATGCGGATAATTTAATGCCTGGTATTGTTTTGGAACCATAATCATTGTCAATCTCATTGTCTCTTTAAAAGATTGCTGTGAAATTGttacttcattttcttctttcctttgttttaagatatttttgtttggagaaaaagaaCTCTGTTTTTGTAATCTAAAAGACTAGGTATTTATGTCCCACATCTTGGGACTAATTGAATGTGCTTTTTGATATTGAAAGGAAGCTAGCAGCATCTTTGGTTGAAAAAATGAAGGTGTTAATGCTGAAGTAATTTCTACTTGATTTCAATTTGCCTATAAAACTTGTTGACTGGTGCTCAACAAGTTGGGTTTTTGTAGCTTGAATTGCCATATAATTTAGGTTTGCTTTTTGCATGTGAGTGTTTTAATGGATTGGATCTTCTACCTGTATGTTTGTCAAATCTCAATCATGTTTCTGAGATGAGTTGTGCAGTAGTGTTGGTTGAAATTAATATGTTATTTATTCATTGAAAGCATATTGTTTCTCGACGGTGAGTATTTGACCAAACTATAATTTGCTGTAGTTTTGTCTTGACaatttatgtttctttctctttttcttttcaagttgTATAAGGAGAAGAAAAGCCGCACCCAACTCGTTTCCCTGTGAAGAACAAATTTGAGGTTAACAGTTACAAAATGTGTTTTAGCTGGTTTGTGCAGACACTGATGTGCAAGTCATACACTAGCGTTGGAGACCATTTTGTGCATAATTTAATGTGTAGACAAGGAGTTCTTTGAGATGCCTTCTGAAGACAAAAGCAAAGCTTCTATTATGAGAATGCTAAGCAAACTTGCAGCAAACTGTACACATAATTGATTATGCTTGTTATTATTAGTAAGGACATCTAAGACATTATGTATTCTTCTTGTGGAGCCGTATGTTTCTAATATTTGTGTAATGTACTTCATACTGTTTTTGAGGTCATTATTATAATgatatgaaattttcatacatggttattattttttatgtactATTTATTATCTGTAGGAACTGAATATTGTAATAGTTCAACAATTAGAACATTATATAATATGGGAAAGAGAGTACAAAGACATCAATAAGGTACTTGTTTATTGCCATTTTATTGCTTTGGCATTGGTTGTCTATTGCCGCTTTATTGCTTGTTTATTGCTTTCATATTGCTTTTGTATTGCATGTCTATTGCCACTTTATAATCTACATATAATGGAGTGGAAGCAACTATGGATATTGTCAAAGTTAACCATTCTTATATTGTCGTCTTTTATGTATCAATACTGTCGTATACGTGACTGCCATCTCTTGCTCAAGATCCCAAATTTTTCAACTAAActgaatttaaatttcatttaatggtatcaaaataattacatgGTCTCCTAGATATCAGAAGTGCAATGGAAAATTAATGAATTGATCTAGACAAATAGAGACCTGAAGTGATACACATCAACCTTTTTCTGTGAGCTGATTCGATAAATAGAAATTGTCTGGTGCTTTTTGTCTTAAGAAGGGTGGTTTAACTTTGCCTTATTTGCTTTTGGTCTGTAACATTATTTCTCATTGGCTGTTcttggaaatattttttttttctttctttccttgtgtATCCCTTAGAACTTGGCTTTTGCCTTATGGAATTGTAGATGTTTATTTGTATGTAGTAATGGTGGATTTGTGTGCAGTGAGAATTTCTAATTTCAAGTCATGTGGTTGAGTTTTGCATATATGAAGAATTATTTGTTATTCATACATTAATCGAACTCTTTGAGTTTGCATACAGTCAAGTATTATACATAAACTTTgtggaatttttaaaaacctttGGTTTGGGGAAAAGAAATGTACATGTCAATTTCATAACTGTAAAGTATAGAGATGGTTACCAAATATCATGTTGAGCACTGTGACCCCTAAGTATAGAGATGGTTACCAAATATCATGTTCAACGCTGTGACCCATGCAAAGTTAAATTGCATAAATTAGTTTACTAGTTGTTCTTTATCGTTTTGAAGATTCATTACTTGTTCCAAAAATTAGTTATCCCTATTAGATCACATAGTGTTTGAACTAATGGTTATCACCTTAATCCTGCCTTTGCTTGCTCGGAGAAGCTCCgctgtttccttttttttgtcaaaaggtTTAATGGAGAGCTATCTATCCAttccaaattaaattcatgtgttctttgttttccttatAGGAAAATTGAGGTCAAACAATGGTCATatgtcaaaaatgaaaaacagaggaagTGCATAATTCGTTTTTGCCTAAAATGCAATAAACTAGTGATATGTTGGTGATACAGTAGTGATAGAGAGGCGATAAAAGGGTGCTAGAAATtgctgtttctgtttattttgggctttttcttttgtttcatttcatttacttagCTTTAATAGTTGGATGATTACGAGATGAATTTGTGTGaattattaatacaacaaGTACATATATGAAGATTAAGACGAAGAACATATCGTATCACCAAACATAATCAAACCACCAAATGTAATCATCCTTTTCTTCAACCCATCACGaagcatttgcatatttattcataccttcCCTTTTGTgtacattattttttagttattattattttaaaataatttcttacaaTGTCTTACGGTGCAATTATATGCATCTGACTGCCTGTTTTTGAAAGGCACGTTGTTTCATTCTCGTCGtcgtctttttttttaatgaagtaggGCCTAAATCGTAAACCCATTGATGAGCCGTACTCAATATACATACAGTATAATGGCAATATGTGGCCAATATACATGCACTAGAGAGGCAATATTAGAGCTATATAACCACAATACAACAGCAATAGGAGCACAATATACATGCAATAGGGTGGCCATATGCATAAAATATCTATGCAATACAAAGGCAATATTAGTACAATACACATCCAATATGAGAGCAATATTAAGTCAATCTACATACAATACACACACATCCATTACAGACTACAATTTAGACATGCAAAATAAATCGCCACCAAACCCTAACAATACTATCCTGCGAAGGGAAAAGGAAGGCAACACTTTGACATTGCATCACCCAGCACCGCATGAACCGAACCAGCACTCACCCTTACTAGAGGTCCATCAAAAGATCCATGTCTTTGGCCTTCCTCCTCGCTGCATGCACGAGGCTAGGATGTTAAGcgaaaaataaacagaaaataCAGAGCATAAACAAAACCCCAGCTATTTACAAATGACCTACTAATTCAATGGCTCAAAGCCAGTTAGAAAATTGTCATATCCACTTTGTCAAAGTTGTGCTCACAATGGGGTCTTTTTGGACACAAATACTAATAACTAGCTGCTAGCAATACCAATATCCTATGATCAAAGAGTCGTTGTTCAGAATGTATGCATGTCGTTTTTCTATTATAAATCAATTGTTCAAAATCATTgcattcaaattcataattaagctcacatatttattataaaaaaattttaaaaaaaaaactcaacacTTATCAAGAGCCTATTATTACATCATTGTATTCCAAGAGCATATTACCCCACTATTGTATTCAAACGagcatttttttatatctaaAAGCACATTTTGCTTTGCAAAATTGTGTATTTAAGGAGCCTATTGCTCTGTATTTCAAATGAGGCAAATATAtaggtttgatttttgtttatccCCAAAACCTCCCTAGGCTACAGTGGGCTGTAGCCTTTGTCCTAGTTCTGCTAGTGTATTCTAGGGTTCTTGTAATGATCTATTCACTTTGTCGAAACTATGTTCTTCTTTGCCAATCGGTAAATAAGAATTTCAGAGCAGCAGAGCAAGAGAGAACACTATCATGCACTCTATCAAATTGCTTTTACTCTGATTACAATGACAATTGAACCTATAATTTTTCTAATACATGAAGCATGATGAAGGTATTAAGATGCAACTGTCCAAGAGGCTTCAATCGGCGGCAGAACGAACATGAGCACACGCCCTTACTTTAGCACAAAAGATGCGCCGGTGTCCTCCAACGTTCCAATATAGTCCTTGAGAAGTCTCTGTGCTTCTTCTCTCCTCCTAAACAAGAAAGTGAAGCAAATAGTCACAAGAAATTATGTAACATCCAATCCACATGGCAGATTGATTACACAGTCACAGTACCAGTAGATTTAAGGAATTTATATGCATCTTCGAACTCTTACACTGACCATGCACACACCGCTGTTTACTTTTAACATCATAATTCAAAGTtgaaagaaactaaaaatcaaCATTTCGATGCCTCACATACAAGAACAAGGGAGTTTTTCTACAACAACTTCTACAATGCACCAAAAGAATAGCCTAGTAGATTCAAGTACTTTTACTCTAAATAAAATGCTATATAAGCGATTCATTTAAATGATCGAAGgacaaagaaattttctttcaactgttttggaaaacaaagcaaaacatTTCAGCCTCAGACCACAAATATTTTCAGTAATTTTTGAAAGCATACCTCTTTATATCCTTCACAGCTTGTTTACGACGTTGTATCTGAAGTTCTAGAATGTGAATTAACGTTGCCCTAGCCTGTATGATAAAATACATTACAAAATAAAGTAcctcaaaacacaaaccaataCAGTGCATTCTAAGACCCAAAAAACTATCTTACTTGATGGGGACGCAATGAGTTGAGAAGATCATGCAAGTTCTTGAAGATAAGAGATATATCTTCCACACTCCTCGCGTACTGTGATGGTCTCTCTACAAGAATATCAGCCAGCTCCAAAATGTGCAGCTGCAATTCTCTGTTAAGTGACCTCAGTTCCTTCTTAAAATCTAATAAGGATCACAATTTTTGTCAGAGAAGCATAAAACATTTTAGAGGGGAAAAACAAACACATGCATAtgcacaaaatatatatatatatatatatatatataaagaaaacacTAGAATAAACAGACATACACGCATGTGCACATgcaattcttttttgtttcttgttagttattatcaataaaatcataCTCTGCAAACCAGATGATACATACCCCCTAACATTCTTCTCCTTTCTAGAGAGGACATTTGTATTGCACTAAAGAAGGCTCATTAAGGGATCATATTTTAGTTGTAATGTCGAATCTATCATGCATGACAACATTTTCTAGTATGGATTGGATATATGCCATAGCCTAGAAAACTATGGCAATCAATCAGAAATGTGGAATAACTTGAACCAAGAAAGTTGTAGATAACTGTAACCAAGAGAACATTTCTCAGTCTAGTAACCGTGTTATAACTTAGCAAAGAAAATCTCTCTTTTGCTAACATCTttccaaagaaaattatagttaactagtttaaaaaaatgataaataataataagataatTCAACCAATGCTAAGAAGAAACTGCAATAAATGATGATTGCAACAATGCTTGAAGCAAGAAAAAGTTCACATTAATTCCTAAATTTCAAAAGCAGTAATTTCACATGACaatacaaataattaaaactgGAATGGAGGGAGGCATAGCAATGTTTGGGCCTTTTGGATACAGTTGACGCACTCCCTGATCTTCCAAGCTCGGAAGAATGTCATCAgtctatataaaataagataaaactAATTAAGAAGAGATGACAAGGAAAGCAAAGAAATCATACATTGATAACATCAACACAGTAAATTATAGAATTACACATATTTTCCAAACTCAACATTCAAAGCCAACAACTTTAAAGGTACATATATGACATTCCTGGCTAAAGCAACTGCTATAAAGGAGAGATGGCATTCTTCAAACAGTAAATTCAACAAACTTTACTTTTCACCAAAACTTCTAGTATCCAGTCATTAGTGACAAAAGCAATTTTCAGAAATCAAATTATACAGTTTATATCAATTTTGACAGGAAGAATGCAAAGAATGAGAAAAGCTCACTGTGTAATTGCCACCATAGCAAATGTATGTCCCTTCAGGGGGCAGCTCCGGAGCTGATTTGGGATCTTGCAAGTAATCTTTGTAGAGCTTATAAtacggtggtggtggtggatatGTCGTTGTAGCCATTGCCAGCACCTTCTGGCCAAACCTAAATCAACCaagtttaaagaaaacaatcaTGCCAAGCGCAGCTCTCCAAatcaaacagaaaacaaattgaaataacctaatagaaatattaagaaatcaCCCAATTATGTACATAGAAACACTGAATTTAAACCTAGAAACACAGTCTCCTTTGCATCACGACACTGACACCTAAAGCGAACACATAGCCACACAATTGTttaaaccaaaccataaaccTACAATTTCCTTTTAACAGAGACAAAGTACCCACACCTCCATTTGCATCTCCACCACTCTATCACCCAAACCACAATCAAATGCATTCTACCAAACCAAAAATCAAGCCCATTTAAAAATTCCATAAACAAAACATTCTCAAAAGATTACAAGGAACCTGAAACCATCCCATAAATTAAATCCACACCTCCATATGCAAAATTTGATTATAAGCATGTAGATTCCATAAGTCCTTTTTGACAATTACCCATCCATAAACAACATCCCTTCCTTTGATTTGATTCAAGTAAATCTGAATATTGTGGAATTAATTCTTGCAGAAATCACAGAGCaacccctaaaccctaaaaccctaaaccaatttcgaagaaacccctaaaccaatttcttaCAAATCCATACACCATaaaccaaattcacaaaaaccccaaatttcaaagaaaaggTAGATGAACAGTACCTCGTGGATGTCAACCATGGAGTTAAGCTTGGATGAACAGCCACCGCTGAGGGAGAAAGACGATTgcgttggagagagagagttacacGAGGGAGAGAGCTGAgcgaaagagagagatgggtcGAAGAGTGAGATAGAGCcaagagagttgagagagaaccCAATTTCTGGAAAACTGATATGGTACAATCAGTCCACAATaaagatgtatttataggtgatagttgtacaaaaattgggaaggggtggtatttttaattacaattataaaaatggtggcatttAGGGCTATTTCCCAATGAAAAATGGCTGCTGAAAAGGTGAGCTTTAGGTTTAAAAaagtatttttccatttttaacccctcttttaaaaaatatttcaaatcaaTCCaccaaagttttaaaaatcacatttAGACCCCtgcttttattttcaaattagtCCCTGCCATGTCTTGACCGTGTTGGAGCCGTGCCTTGACTATGTTGAATCCGTGTCTTGACCGTGTCCCAGCCTTTGACCCTGTCCAATGCGTGTTGGGGCGTGTCGAAGCCATGTCGGCGTGTCTGACACTCTGACACTCTAGCAGTTTGGAGTGTCCGTGCAACATAGCTCATGGGTTGTTTTAGAGTTTTGGTTATGTTGGGTTTGTAGGCTTTGTTTGGGCTTGTGGCTAATTCTGGTGATGTGGGCTAGTAGTTTTAATGCGGCTTTTGTCCTCGTTAGTTTTACTTTTAGCATGTTAGTTTGTTGCCCTCTTGGAATTGGTATTTTAGACGTCTTGTTGATGTCTTTGATTGTACCATTGAAGTTTGTCTAATGAAGTTTCTActtgataaaaaaataattataaaatgttCTAGATTATTACAATGAATTGTGAAGGTATCCCTGTGAAGTATgtgtgtaatttttattttttttttaaaaagggaaTATCCTCAACATCATACTGTAGCTGTATgggtttaaaatttaatattacaagttaaagaaaaatgaagacatAGAGTGtgtaaaaagattaaaaatttattgtaATCACCTTATCTACCACTAGTTTTCTAAACgaaaaaataatgcattaaatttCTATTGAAATGTTGATATAGATACAAATAATGCAGTGTGTCAAAGGACTCTATATAATGCAGTTGTATGAAAGATGTATATCAAGAGAAAGGGGGTTCTAATCAAGGGCCAAAAGCATAAGATATCATGTTTTTTTGTCGGTTTTGTAATGGGCATTTTTGTAACAAAGTGGGCTTTGTGTTTGGGTATCTAGTAATATTATTGCAGTggcaattttttaaattgtataattttcaagGGTTGTTTGTATTGGTAAGTCCATTGAATAGTCCAACTGGACTGTTTTATAGAATTTTGATTGCATAggatttttctatattttcggATCTATGTTTGGGCTTAAAAATCAAGATTGCAATTTTTCTCTGCTTCAtcatggcttcttcttctccatcaaCATTGATGGCTTGCTCAGTATGGTACAATTTCTTGAAATGGAGTCATCAACTCCAATGCTAATTGTTCATCCACATCACTCAATTGATTAGTCCGAACAAATGCATGTATAACACTTGTTTGATTGGGAACAAATGCGTCATCAACTCCCCCTGAAAAATCCTGATTTGTTTCCAAATCATACAAATGAGGATCCGGATCATCCATATTTTCCTTCATGACTTCGTCCGACTCTAATCAGCTCCTCTAGAAAAATCCAGATTTTCCATGATAGACAATGACAAAAAATCCCGATTTGTTTCCAAATCATACAAATGAGGATCCGAATTATCCATATTTTCCTTCATGACTTTGTCCCATTCTGATTGTTTATCTACAGCACCCGATTGATTAGTGCGGACAAATGCGCCATGGCTCCGTCCTGCCCCATCATCAGCTCCTCCAGAAAAATCCAGATTTTCCATGATAGACAATGACAAACGAGTACATAGATAGCCATGGCCGAGAGGATCGTCTTCCACTGCTGATTCTTCATCTATAGCACTCACTTGATCACCGGGAACAGATGCGTCATGGCTTGGTGTTGCCTCATCATCAATTCCCCCCAAAAAATCCAGATATGGTTTCACTGCTAAA
Protein-coding regions in this window:
- the LOC18774770 gene encoding mediator of RNA polymerase II transcription subunit 7a, which translates into the protein MATTTYPPPPPYYKLYKDYLQDPKSAPELPPEGTYICYGGNYTTDDILPSLEDQGVRQLYPKGPNLDFKKELRSLNRELQLHILELADILVERPSQYARSVEDISLIFKNLHDLLNSLRPHQARATLIHILELQIQRRKQAVKDIKRRREEAQRLLKDYIGTLEDTGASFVLK